TCTTGTGCATTTTTCTGTGAAATACTTGAattgttgtaataaattataacatttacatataacttttaaaatatacaatcttacagatatttttttaaatatgttaaaggTATAGTCACACAACATATTTCATCTGATatctacacacacacgcacgcacgcacgcacgcacgcacgcacgcacgcacgcacgcacgcacgcacgcacgcacgcacgcacgcacgcacgcacgcacgcacgcacgcacgcacgcacgcacgcacgcacacacacacctacacacacacacatatatatattgtcatatgGATATTGTGACATATGGCTATCTTTTTGGACAACAGAATGTGTATAGAATGTGTGAAAACTACTTATATAATTACTGATCATTTTTTAGTGCTTTTATAAAGTTAACGCACACACacccaaaaaatattttgctgaggTAGCTAGATTTCTCGCTATTTTTTGTATctcctaaaaaaaattgttacatataaaatttataacagcaTCCCCAGtagcacagtacattggctttacattggttaacattggcgaaacattggttatgttgggAGTACATTGGCTATCAATATTTCCCAATGaagagccaatattggtcatagaattaattgcacatgtacttgtaatattgctcgccaattaatatacaatattgcacttacattggaaGTATATTGGCCAAGATTTACCAATCTAAggcgaatattgttttttaaagaaacagtaatgtgctgccaatgttacgaatCAATAGTTGTACGatattgcacttatattggAAATGCATTATTGATCAAGATTTTCCaatctaaagcgaatattggctataaaataaatattaatgtacagccaatgttacgagtcaataattgtattgtaaatattattaatagacgaaataaatctataaatgaagaaacctcgatctacatcccaatgagcaaacaatattttttaattgttaaaaaaaattttttttaataaaaattttttatatttaatttaattattgtattatattaacatatattttctaattgcattcttactcaaacaaataacagaaaagttattccagatactattccgcatttgtgaaattagtaaaaaaactataattttatatttgtttatataaataatgtgctttaattatacatatttcattttttcgataacgtatattaacCTCATCTACCAATTTTATACacgtatcagcacaaagtgtttacaggtcatcacgaGGAATCAGTTCACAGCGATCACacaagtcaagcaacgttcatcggagtcgcgacttggatgggtgaccgcttgggtcctaaaaaaaaaatcgactaaTATTGCAACTCTAATATTGGTTAAAGATAAAGTGTCAACCttctaatattggaccaatattaaaaacccaatgcacaaccaatatataataacgtatttatatttttttttcaatattggaccaatattgaaaatcaattcacacccaatagataatattaggtttacatgattttttaatattggaccaatattgaaaatcaatttatacccaatatagaatatcaggtttacattatttcccaatattggaccaatattttgtgctactagggatttaacaatactttacaaaaaatttaggtCTTGTTGCCAATTATAtagtcaaattttaaaataagtatgatTGGCTTCATGAATAAGCGCTacagacaaatttttttctaaatttcaaaaaataattcagatataaattctgtgTCTGTTATTTTAAATTGGTTAAGTACCAAAcgtatgcaatattacaatatttactaATCATTTATCTACATTAGTTGATTTTTTTGCAGTCAAAAAATTGTGGCTGTATTTGCAGTACTATTTTGTTGAGTATACTGAATgtgtactaaataaaaattaactacacTTGTAATACGTTTAATTCTTAAAGCCTTTTCATTAGTAACATAAACAAAACGGATAATTACTCGTCAGCGAtgtctatttctttttttattatacactgAGACGTAATGATTTCTGGACGTCTCGATTCTTCTACAGATCTATCTAATTCCATATTATTGTCTGAATTTGAACATCTGCAacatttatattagtttttaataaagGGAAACAaagtaattaacattttaacatatCTTAATATACATCATtagattaaatttgttattcttaatttaaGGCTTATCCTTCTCATATTTTAGATGTATTGATAGAAGAAATGAGGCTATGGCAAAACAGCAAAAtaagtacaaataatttatatcacagataaagtataaaataacataaaggtATATGTTAGAAAAAGGGTAAAAAAGTAGTAATACAACATATATGattaagaaaagatgtagaaaacataagataaaatttattatgggAGAAATGAAGATCGATACTCTATGTAAATAAAcacgtataaattataaaataactagaACATTATTAAGATATATTAATGACGCTGAAGTTAGCACACGGACTTAGCAGACGACCACCGCGCGACACGCTCGACGCAGCGGTTCTCAACTAGGTTTTAACTCACAGCAACTGCTgtattcaaaaattgttttaagcaGATAATTTCATAACATACATTATATATCACTACAGAACAGTCGTACAAAGTCGTTCACGATATTTTAAGTTTACCAAAAAAAACATgctaaaaacaatatatatgatGTTCTGAGAATTacaggctacattccaaaataaATTCCCGGAAATATGTTTATATCTCTGCTTCTAAGAAGgcctttttttaaactttgccCACACGTTCCGGATAACATTAGAGAGTTAccatacaataaaattttaagaaaaggaTCCTCTTATGCGTTGTCTACAATATAGTCGTTACGATGTTACGACGTTgcgacggaccaatcaaagaagaaaatatatcattttttcttctgTGATTGGTCAGTCGCAGAGTCGTAACATCTTAACGACTGCATTGTAGATCCCGCATTAGAAGCCGAGTTATACAAATTCATTTCCAAGATAGACGACAAAAAGTTGCTcaatttgacaataatttatttatatctcgacTTCCAAAaggatcctttttttttaaactttgcacATACCTTCAAGATGACAAAGGGCTTAAAAAAGGGCTCTCTTAGAAGTCgagagataaataaattattatcaaattgaaCGATTTTTTGTCGTATAtcttagaaataaatttgtatataactCATCTTCTGAGAGGGcccttttcttaaaattttactggTAATTCTCTAATGTTATCCCAAAGATGTGGgcaaagatttaaaaaaggGCCCTCTTAGAAACAATGATATAAACATATTTCCGGAAATTTATTTCCGAATGTAGCCTATAATTCTCAAAACatcatatatattgtttttagcaggtttttctttggcaaacctaaaatttcattttgtacGACTGTTCTGTAGTggtatataaatgtatgtccATCTGCTAGCTTCAGcgttatagatatattttaacattattataatttgattgtAAAGTTACATTTCTGaccaaaattttaaagaactaTTATATAAACGTTCTCATAAAAATCTGTTTTCTCTTTCCTTtagttattgttttattttattttatatcctgtattttaataataaattcttgaatGTGTACATACTTACTTGTGTTCAGACTGGATTCCTTCTAGATGATGGTCTCGTGAATGATACTCTAAATTCGTATATACATATTCTGAAGTAGGCACATGGTCCTCAATGTACTTGCCCCCCAATTTAATGCATCTGACCCAACGATTCTTCCATTGTAGAAAACAGTTTTGCATGTCTTTTGAAGTTAAGCCCTTGAGGAGCCTCGTCGTTTTATGTTTAATGCTGTCTATATTCCCAAAATGTTCACCTCGCATAACCCTTTGAATTTGAGGGAATAAGAAAAAGTCGTAGGGGACTAAATCGGGCGAATAGGGAGGATGATCCATGGTAGTTATGttgtttttggcaaaaaacTCACGCACAAGCGCCGAGTGTGAGGACGCATTGTCATGATGCAGGACCCAGTTCTTTTTCGCCCACAATTCAGATCGTGCACATTGCACACGTTCACATAAACGTTTCAAAACTTCAACATAAAATGCGGCATTAACTGTAAAACCTTGTGGAACAAATTCGTGATGGACCACTCCATGAATATCAAAAAAAACAATGAGCgtgattttgatttttgaatGACTCTTGCGTGCTTTTTTGCTGCGAGGTTCGTTAACCTGATCCCACTCTTCACTTTGTTCATTTGTTTTCGGATCATATTCGTAAACCCATGACTCATCTCCAGTTATCACTCTTGGCAAGAAATTCAAATCTTCTTCATTCTCTGTCCACTTTTGACAACAAGTAACACGTCGTTGTTTTTGCTCCTGAGTCAAAATTCTCGGAACGATTTTTGCACATAGTTTCcgcatgtttaaatttttatttaaaattgtttgaacACTACCTTTACTAATTCCCAGTTCATTAGCAATGATTCTAGTAGTAGCACGACGTTCTAACATTACCAAATCGTGAACACGTTGAATATTGTCTTCAACACATGACGTTGAAGGGCGACCCTCTCGCGTATCGTCCTCGACGCTTTCCCGTCCTCCTTTAAACCGCTCCACCCATTTATATATAGTTCTCCGATTCATAGCAGACTTTCCATAAACAGTTTCTaacatttcaattatttcgtaCCTGTCTTTACCAAGTTTTACGAGAAATTTGATGTTGATTCTTTGCTCAATTAAGGTATCTCGTTCCATTTTGGCCACGCAAAAAACTGCATTCACAAATACTGAAAAATACACACTTGATTGTAACCAAATTTGCTCTGATGCTTTTTCTTAGACGTCAAACCAGCATAGAAGCTTATAgcttttttacttaaaatattttttacataaaatttaaaaaaatattagtttttacaaataattcttaGGCTAtatagagaattaaattaaaagatatataaaatatgcggCAACTGTTAGCTACATCCGTAGAATTCAGTGCACAAACTTTTTGTCCATACCTTGTGTATAAGCACTCGAACATAACCAAACTTGCACTGATGGTTCATGAGGCTTCTCCCTAAATATTAAACCAGAAGCCTACAGTGTTGCCAcattgatagaaaaaaattctgtGCAAAAACTTTTTGTCCACTCCTTATGCTCTATCTAACCACATTTATTGTAAGTGGCTTACACTTCTTATATGCCTTATAACTTAATAAATCTACATGTTTTTATAGCCAGTTGAGAATTTTACAGGttgtattaattatgttatacaaTCACTAAACTCAATACATACTGGAAAGAGCCGTCCTATAGAAATCGTGTGTAAAAGGCCGGTCAGAGAGAGAGGTTACCATTATGTTGGctgtctcttttcttcttaagctCTTGAAACCCAATTTTGATGGTACAATCATATCTAAAAGTTAGTCAAACCTCCTAAAGTGCTTCTGAATCGTTCTCTGAACTCATCAGTCAGCATACTTTTGATGATGCTTGTACCGCTAAAAAAAGGCCTACGACAGAAAGAGACAACTAACATAACGTAACTCTCCCccacccctctctctctctccctctctctctgacCTCTTTTTTCCGGCCACGACTCTTTCCAGTATGTATTGAGTTCAGTGTatacaattaaaactttttaaatttccttACTTTAATCCAGATCAATAATCGCTGTCTCTAGTAGTCGGATTGGAAATGCATTCAAAAAAACTAATCCAATTCTTGCCAGAGCAATTATTGATCTGGATTAATCCAATTTAGAAAGTTTCTGTTAAGTATCATTGCTCAATCCAATCAAAAATAAACACTCATTATGTTTAAGTAAATGCTCTcattttattgtgatattaatttagtaaaaaaagtgttttaataatgattaaaacAGTGAACCAATTGCAATAactatttaacacaaaaattaaatttttaataatttagtaaataccagatataatattgaaatcatataatttatatacgtgtttaaataaatctatgtaattgagacaaatatttaatatttccaatatcgaaaaatataatttaatacaatttctttaTCACATGCTGAGATATGTGATAAAGAAATACAATCccaaacttatttattttttacttaaaatattttttacgtaaaattaaaaagaattattagtttttacaaataattcttaGGCTAtatagagaattaaattaaaagatacatAAAATATGCGGCAACTGTTAGTTTACAAAGTTGATtgttacaaagaaaaatacgattattttacttttgacaGGATATTTATTGCaagaatttaattcaaatttattaacgaTTACGACGTTTTAGTTTGagaacatatttaaaaaaaaagaaaattttcataagCTTAAGGAATATTCGCGAGATAATCCTTGACGTTGGATGGATCCAATTTTCTGAATCCATTTGCGTCACAAATGCCGACTTCGATATTGTCCGCAGTCATCTGTCCCTCGAAGCCTTCTTTCAGGGTCAGAATAGCAGTGTGAACGGCGTCGTCTAATTCCAGATCTTCACTGTACCTCTTTTCAAGGAACGTTTTGccattaatgaaatttttacccATTGCGGTTGCCTTCCATGCAAAGTATGTGCCAGACGGATCGCATTGGAACAAATAGGGCCTGTCATTGTCCCAACCACAAATCAAAAGAGACACTCCAAAAGGTCTAACACCTCTGCAAATTAGCAATGACAATAACTTAGTATcgcttatttaattatttctacaatTAGGAATTATGTGTCTACATTTAGTCAGGTAACTTTTCATCATtggaaaatatatgtttaatataacatttgagTGAAAGTAAAAATAAGCAGTGATTGAAGACTAATGGCTTACCCAGATTGTGTGTACTCTTGCATGACCATTGCCACACGTTGCACGAGTTGCGCAGTCGGGATAGGTTCTCGATACACTAGGAGATACTGTTGTGCCATTTTCCGTGCTTGCTTCACTAACAGTCTGTAATCAGGACCCATACCGCTGTAGACCATGCCAATGTGCTTCGTGATCATTTCAACCTTGCTGACACTATGCTCATCGTAGAGGATGGACTTGTGTTTATTTTCCGTAGCAAGGACTACGCCGTTTAACGCCTTGATGCCCACGCTTGGCGCACCGGCGGCTACCGCAGCCAAGGCATATTCTATTTGCACTAACTTGCCTGACGGGCTATAAAATACAGTCATcaacatataaattacataaaatacagtaatcaacatataaattattacattaaataatatataaattattataaataattattatatgttcttgtatttttagatttgacatacatatatactctataaaatttgacaagtcATCCTGTCATACGTTATGTTTGGCtatttcaagtaaaatatattcgaataaaatgattattcgTATATTTGTCAACAAGCCATCGATACTAACAAGATACCGTTAATTAAAACAAGAATTTTCATTCACGATAATTAGAGAATACACTGTAAGCCCGGTTTAGAGGTTAGATTACTATTCAATCTCTTTCTAAGACATCCGCTTTTTACTACAAACACCAAATATCGGCTTAAAACGCACTGTTTCTTATGAAATTATTAcgttatcataaatatatttacctaAAGGTTGTTAACGAAAAACTGTATCGTTCTGAAGCCATGACAATTACTTTGCAACAATACGAACACGACACACCAACGACACACTACAAATACCACGAAGCTTGCTAGAAATGATTCGACAGTGCTCGAGAATCACTTCTGAAATGGTTGAAATGTCCCTAGGATATCCCTGCAATAAATTGgagaatatgaaaatatttcattcgcaaattttaaaagaataaaaaagctTAACTCATAAATGAATTTCTTTACAACacaaatcaataattatatgtatatttacttataaatgtatataattatttaagattttagaAAAAGTAAAGGCCTTTAAATTGAAACAATCACATGTTCTTTggttatataacataaattaaaataattaaaataaaataaatttacatatattaaataaaaagcatttaaaaaataaatattgttatttaataaaataaagttatttaa
The Solenopsis invicta isolate M01_SB chromosome 16, UNIL_Sinv_3.0, whole genome shotgun sequence genome window above contains:
- the LOC105199290 gene encoding proteasome subunit alpha type-2, whose translation is MASERYSFSLTTFSPSGKLVQIEYALAAVAAGAPSVGIKALNGVVLATENKHKSILYDEHSVSKVEMITKHIGMVYSGMGPDYRLLVKQARKMAQQYLLVYREPIPTAQLVQRVAMVMQEYTQSGGVRPFGVSLLICGWDNDRPYLFQCDPSGTYFAWKATAMGKNFINGKTFLEKRYSEDLELDDAVHTAILTLKEGFEGQMTADNIEVGICDANGFRKLDPSNVKDYLANIP